The stretch of DNA TTGTTTTGCTTAAGGAATCGCTTATACAAATACACATCGGGCAAACAACTCGCAAGACAAAGGCGTTGATGCTATTTTACCTCTGTAAAGGCAATGCTTCAAAGAAGCAACAACTGCCACAAATGGTGgtgcacaaaaaaaccaaacaagaaTGCTCTGGATAAATTGCCTCCCACCGGCCGTCCAGCGTCAGGTATAATTATTTCTACACGCATTAGACAAAATAAATGACACGGCCGTAGCAGCGGTGGCGTGCGCGTCTATAACCGGCACGTGGATCGGTGTGCCGGAGCCATGTTTCTTAGGCGCGCGTAGGCTCAATTAATGAGCTTCCCCGAGCGAACGCGAGCgtcaagtaggacacgatggcgataaaaataatgataacgATAATGATGATACCCCGTCCACCGTCCTGCCTGCCGCCAATGCTTGTCGGTAATGGCAATGGGTCGAAAATGGCGCATAGCATGAGAAATGGTCGTGTGTACCCGCTGTGGGTGATTCCGTTTCGGGGGCTGCTAAAGATCGCGAATCACACGTGCATCGCGGTGGTGCTGGGCCGGAAGGGTGGGTTGCCTAGTTTGCGGAAATGGATGCTGCCGGTAAGATGTTCAGGGGTCGCCCTGTTTAATGAGTTTTTAATTGGAATAAATTTGGCCAGAAGCTCAAAGACAATAAATCGTGTCCCGGTACAAACGCCACCGGACGAtggtttgggggggggggggtggggggggggcagtGATGATGGCGCGCTCCTGGCCCTGTTGCTTGGTGGCGTACGGTTTCGGTGACATAAATTAGAAAATATTTATGTAATCATTTAGAATCTTGTCGGGATGAATTTGCTCCCTTGCCGAGGTCGGTTTTGGTTCGGCGTTGATGGAAATGgtctgtttatttttcatcgGGTTCGTTCCGTCCGGGCGGGGGCAAAGCAGTGTTCCTAATTTAGACAAATTTCTTGCCCCTAAAAACTTTCCTGCAAATGACGCCGAGTAAGTATCGAACCGTGTgacttttatttacaaaaaaaaaaaaaaaaaaaaactgcaaatagaagtttgtttgtgtgtacgaTACGTAGATCAATAATTGTGATTCATTTATGCTGGTGCTATCATTAATCAGGATACTTAAAACGGGTCCCGTATCCTTTTGCATGCGTGCGGCAGGAGCGTATATCTCCAGAGCAGATAAGAAAGTTGGCAAACTGATAAAAAAAGGACACAGCAAGAAAGCGCAGACACTCGACACGGTTCGCCTTGGTGACAGAGGAAAGTTTAATGAATTCAATAAATTATGTCGTGCAGCGCCAAGGGACAGGGAAGGGACAAAAAAGAACTCGAAGTTTAGGCCCAAGTTTTGGCACGCgtttttgctgttgaaaatagaattcacatttttcgggatgatgttttttttctctgttgcTGCTTAATTTGAGTCAGAAGATTGCTTTGTTACTAACGGGGAAGGACATTTTAAGGAAGGTACAGCATGTGTacccaaaccaaaaaaaattgtcaTATTTATTCATCGTTAGAGAAGAAGTTTTGTATCTCGGCGAGTACGAACGCATTAATCCCTTTTCGTGCGGTATCTGATGAAACTTTTCCactctgtgtttttttttggtaatttGTTTCCATGCTCCGGTTTGGCCGATTCGCTCAACAAACGTGGTGTAATGTGGTGCAGCAATGAAGGCAGCCATTCTTATACAGCGCTGGTATCGACGGTTTCTAGCCCGGATTGAGATTCGGCGGCGCTACACGTGGACCATCTTCCAGAGTATCGAATATGCGGGCGAACAGGACCAAGTACGGGTAAGTAGAGGGGAATGAGTGTTGGAAAGATGTACCGAACTTCACCTGTTTACATTTGGTAGGGCTGGAGCCTTGTTCTAGTGCTGTATTTCACCTTTTAGGATAGTTTTAGATAgatatttaataaatataataatagtGAAGGAACATTATAATTGAAGTGACTTAGTGAAGCTgatacaaaataataatatctaGATACAATGTTAAATTCGCTCTGAAATGGTATTATACTGtcttgttgttttatttacattaacTAACTATTTGTATGGTACACACCTTAACAACGCAGTTGAAAATTGTACCCTTCACATGGTGTGGTTCGTAGGTAATGTTGATCAAACGATCCACCAGGCACGCTCGCTGCACTCGTATGAAAGCTGAAATTAGCTGCACTTGAGTACGGTTTTTAGCTGAGTGGATCAAATATTTACTCACCGAAAGCGCTGCAACCAGCGCCGCATGCATCGAAGCCACGAGAACGAGGCGCTATATTGATTTTGAATTAAGACCCGCTTCAATAAGCGCCCGTTCCGGCAGGCACACTGTGTAACCACTGCTGCACGTATCGTTTCACCGCTGGAACGTGCATGCATCGCTGGCAGCCTGGCTGCGAATCGCTCTCCATTCCGGGGTGGATAAACTGTGGCAGTGTGCAATGTGTAGCCACAGCGCGCAGCATTGATCGTGACGATAATTAATCAATAATTGCAACGATGGTGTTGAGTTTCCCTTAGTCCTCAGTGTGTTTGGCAGGTGGCGATGTAGAGTTTCAGTAATAATATTGTTTGCTTCCTGGCTGTACGCTTTCTACTTTCAGCTGTACAACTTTTTCAACGCACTACTTACGCACATTCCAGAGACCGCCGGACGTCCGCTGGACTCGCAAAACACATCCCGCTCGTCGTCCGCAGGTAATCCCGGGCGTGCATTCTTGATCCCGTGTGCTGCTCCTCCGTGTGAGAAAGagattttcctgtttttgtttgaaatgcttgaaaaaaaagaaacgctcGCTGGCACTGTTTTATGACGAAAACTATCTTACTGCAAGCATAAACGAGGACTAGGacgcccgaaaaaaaaaacccagcagGAAGCGATttcagcaaaaacacacaccaacgcTAAGCCTAGCAACAAAGCATAAAGCAAAACCACCAAAATCTCACCCACGAGtcaataatattaaaaaaaaacgatcatttGTTCGCAATCCTCATAAAACCTGACATTTTGTTTGGTCtggtgttatttttattctttttctctctctctctctctctttctctctcactctctttctcaccTTTTTAactgtctctctttcttacTGGATTGATGCTTTCCCTTTGATCTACTTTTGTGTCTCTTTCTGATATTTTCACCATTTACTTACACATTTGTTAATGCTTTAATAATCCATttaaaatcttaaaaaaaaacttttggtTTGGTGGTTACACCTGCCTTCCCAATCACCCATTGGCTGCACCTTCTCTTGATCCCCGGTTgtattctttctctctctctttctctctcgttctctttgGTTTGAATAATCTTTGTTGATCATTCAAATTACATGCTAACAACTACTGTCCCATCCCGAAATTGGCTGGCAAAATCATACTTCATCGCCATAACCATTGGTGCCTAACCTCCCCTGAACTTGCCTTCAATTAAACCGTCCATAACAAACCTTCCGGCTTCCACTGGCTATCGGCAACACGGTTACAATGAACACAATCACATATCTATAtctgcacacacgcacacgtacacGGACACAAAACCCCACCCATCACCCTCACCACCACGAACACCAACAGAGGCACTGAATATGAAATTTTCCGACGAATCGGACGATCTAGCCGACGAGGGTATTACCGGACCGGAGCGTGGCTACCAAGGGCCAGATATTAAGTTCCCGCTCGACAAGAAGGAGCTCGAGGTGATCATCGATCTGTTccggaagaagaaaaaccgcCTGCACGCGAAGTACGTGGCGGGGATACTGCGGGAAGCGACGTCGAAGCTGAAACGGTTGCCAAATTTAAACCAGGCGTCGACCGCCATCTCCAAACAGGTGACGATCTGTGGCGATCTGCACGGGAAGCTGGACGATCTGCTGGTCGTGTTTCATAAGGTGAGTTGGGTGGGGGTAGAGAATTTAAGAAGCCGTTGATCGAAGTAGGCTCTGGAACACAGGAAGATAGTTTATTTGTATATCTAGGATAGGACAtatttggtgccgtgaccaggataaaAAACGGAGGAGATTATGTCAAAACCCAATTATGTGCAATATCTGTTATTGAAGGATGCTTATTTATAGGCACGTGTCAGATAATAGACGATGCATAAAATTCAGATAGGGAATTGAGAAGGGGATCAAAACGAAGAAGATTCGTTATCTCGGTAACTcaacaagcaaaaacacagaaaatgtaatttattccATGTATGAAATGTTGTCTGCCCACTGCTGTACCGTTCAATTTCTCTTGCTCAATGTAAACAACGTCTCGCCTCGATGCACCCAGAATCGATCCCAAGTGTCACAAGCAGAAGGCAACTACGGTCCATGTAGAAAAGTTTTTCCCGAATAAATTTGCTTCAGAATTGCATTATTGCATATTTGGGGAGCCGGTGTGTACAACGGTTGAGTTGAGATTGAGTAGAAAATCGAAAGGAAGCTCCAAAGGAATCCTCTTACATCGTCATACTCATACCAGCCCTTTCATCTGTGCCGCTTTTTCCAGAACGGACTGCCATCGCCGGAGAACCCGTACGTGTTCAATGGGGACTTCGTGGACCGGGGTAAGAAAGGGCTGGaggtgctgctactgctgctctgCACGTTTCTGGTGTTTCCGGGCGGCGTGTTTCTCAACCGGGGCAACCACGAGGACACGGTGATGAACGCCCGGTACGGCTTCATCCGGGAGGTGCACCAGAAGTACAAACACAACGCCGAAAGACTGCTGAAGCTCATCGACGAGGTGTACCGGTGGCTTCCGTTAGGGACGATAGTGAACAACCGTGTGCTGGTCGTGCACGGCGGCATTTCCGACTCGACCGATCTGGATCTCATCCGCAGCCTGGACCGCGGAAAGGTGAGCTGGAAATGGAAAGCTGGCGGTGTGCTACATGTTTGACCATCATTTGAACCAATTCCCGTTTCATACTATCTTTCCCAACCCCGCTCACGGTGGACATCCCGATGCATATCAATAGTATATATCACTATTGCGGCCACCCATCACCGAAAGTACCGCCCGGGTGCTGAAATCATCGATAAGGTGGAATGGAAACAGGTAATTGATTATCGCAATAATAGCCACTGTCGGTCTGGGGAAGCAATATCAGCCTATCATGGTTTTGGGGGACGGTTGGTTGGTTGAGGTCATTAACGGGCAGGTTAGGGTAAGTTTGACTTATTGCCTTTAATCGAGTATAGATTGATTTGACAGCTACTTTGGCACATTGTCCACCGTTATCTTGCTAATGTAATATTGATTAGGTCTTTGGCTTGGGGCAACTCTGGACAAGTGTGGAAAGATCAATGTAACATACTCGAGAAATGAACATGACAAGACAATCTGGGAGGCAGTTAACAACATGCTTTGAAGCACGATTAACATGTGTTAAACAGAAATTAAGATACATTTGCATAGAGTATATCTAACGACATTGCCtggaaaatgtttgcaaatTCTCCATGTGGAAGGTGTCTGTGTCTAGAATTACGTCTAATTTTGTTATCGCATGGGCGATACATTCTCCAAGCGCGTTTATTTCATCACAGCCCAACCTCAGTTCGTTATGTGTCTGTTAAATTGCCAAAACCACGCATGATCTTTCGTTGGGTTCATCAAACAAACTTTTCATCACACCCCGGACATGGTTGCAGGATCGCAAATCCGTACCCACCTCACGGATTAGACACGATCAGGAGCCACGAAAAGCATGGAGCGTGTAGGGAAAGTTTTAATTGTGCACCAGCAGCCTTCGGGGAGCAGCCTATTTGCAGTGAGATTAGGTTGGGTATCCGTTCCCGTGCCAATTGAGTGCCATGCTCCTGGCAATGCCGCTTGGTAGGCAAAAGTTATCCAATGTAAATTTGGACACCCGTCCGCGTACGACAGAGGGAGCCAGTTTAAGTTATGCAAAGGGCCAAATTAATTTCCTCGGCTAAGCGGTTATGCGATTCAATTGATTGTTGGTGCTGGACATTCAAGCGGTAACACTCATGCGTGGTAACCCGCACGAGGATGATATTTACCCCGATGGAAAGAGCCACAGTAAGCTTTAGATTAGATTATCAATGTTCCTGGGGGACTTTCGTTGGAAAGTTTAATTTGCTAAACTTGTTAGTAATAGAGCAATAACAGGAATGGCAAAAGTTTTAACTAGCTGGTGATTGTGTAGTAGTTTCTATTCAGTTTACAAATCATTGAGCTGCAAAGAAAAATAGGTGCAATACTGGTAACACCGATAAACGATGTAGTTAATAAGAGATGCAAACTGTAACCTGGTTGTCTGAAAGAAGTTCTTGAATTCATTTACTAATTGGTACATGCAAATAGGGATTTTAGGGATCACAATCCAAAAGCTTATATTGAAAGTTTgaaagcttttaaaaatatttatctaACATAAGCGTATAAGTTGCCATagaccagtgctgcaaaatgtcatgagtatcacgagattttcaccaacgaaaacaatgaacatatccgtggtagcttgatgctcattgctgatagtcaataaaagtgcgtcatgacatgctgaacacgacatgtgaattcttgtgtccaacgcgatactatGACTGACAGGCTTAGCTTAATcccggcgcaagcataatcatgatttttcctggctgtgaacagtgctgccactgtttcagtcattaacactcatgactgaaacgaagctcaaatcagatcacgtacacaactgagatgatcagtgacgatactcaaacagttggagaatcaatcacatgcttggtggcaTTTAGTTTAACACCCAACttttggtcactcacttggtcacgacatttctgtcggcgataatcgcgacattcttggaatatactttgCGCGTGAGCTCTAGCAATAAAAtcagcatgctttctccctctatctgttttgattatctgacgggtcaaacagagcgagaaaacatgctcattttgtttcttggaaccactcgcacgcaccgcatatctcGCATGACTACCGTGATGATCTCCGACCGATaaaatgtcatgaccaagtgactgaccaagagttggttgcacacaatgtcaccaagcatgtgatggtcacACCAGctgtttgaggctcgcctctgatcttcgcagtagagctcgtgacgctgagatgattttgtttcagccagaatttgtcatgactatgtcagtgacattttgcaaaattgatcacagcaaaaaaaaatcgtgatatagtgactgaccaagcgatggtcgcaaacatgtcatgagcatgtattagtcacaccaatcgttctgagtatcacctctgattttcacaattgagtacgtgacgctgatatggattttgtttcagtcagattttttttatgacattgatagtgacattttgcagcactgccaTAGACAAATGATCCCATTACTTCCCAGCAGCTCAATCACAAGTAGCATACCACagcaattttttttacatgaatAGAAACCAATTCTTAGGCAATGCGGTCGAAGCCGTTctttttgaataaaacaaatagaaaCCAATTCCCATCCCTGCTAAATGCACCGTGAAACGCGGTCATTGGCATTAGTTGAGGCGCAAAATTAATAACACAGTCACACAATCCGGCACTTTCCCATTTGTTtccattaaaaacaaaaccccaccATTACGATTTGTGAAATGGGGAAAGCATGTTCTGTACAGTTacacttacatacacacacatgcagttGGTGCACCATTGAGCGAACTGGAACTGCGGAcacacagaacagaacaaaTAGACCGAACGGTGTCCGTCAAAGGGACAAGCGAACCCACGTTGGGTGTTGATAACCGGGTACTTTATTGTAGGTGTCAGGGAAATGCACTTTGCTCCCGGGTGTGCCATCCCGGGCGTGTGCGGAGGTTAAACGAGCCCGAGCTCCCGGAAGCGGAAGCACAAAAATGGTGTACAATGCAAACAACCATTTGCTCTTTGCCCCGTTTGCTGTTTGTCGTgcagtttttgttgtgtgcttttgtgCAGTGTGTTGCATTACAAAACCCCCTGGTCGGAGTCTTTAGTCGTAGGTCGCGATCCTGGCCGTGGCTACTGTGTTACGATACATGCAAgtatgcatgcatgcatgcatgcataaCCAGAAAGTGCAGGATGATGAGTGGGCATGTTTGTGTCGAGGTTCCATTAGCCGTTGCGTTTGGAGACTTTCCCGATGCAGTGCGGCGTCTACCGGCAGCTTCCTGCTGATGCTGGCgttatttgcatatttattgCAACGGctacccacatacacacacgtttgATGATGTGCAAACTCTGTTCGCTCGCTTTATCCTTTTCCTGTGGGCAATCTAGCAAACCCCCGGTATGCCCGTTACGGTCGATTTAATCAACTCACTTGGCGGGCGGTGAAAGGAAGGCAAAACATCTTGATTATGATTGTGCAATCGAACGTACCGTGCAGCGTGCGGATGGTTTTATCGCCCAATTTTACCGCTTTACCGCACTGCGTTTGGTTTTGAAAAAACGTGTTTCATCTTTCACCCTGCAAGGTGTTCGACATACTGTGGAGCGACCCGCAGCACACCGAGGGCTGCCGGCCGAACTCGTTGCGCGGAGCGGGCACCTACTTCGGACCGGACGTCACTAGCAAGTTCCTACAGCGCTACAAGCTCCAGTATCTCGTCCGCTCGCACGAATGCAAACCGGACGGGCATGAGATCATGCACGGTGGCAAGGTAAGGTACCGTGCGGCGTGTTACATCGGAAATCTGAAGTGTCTGACGGatggttgattgattttcctcgccctcttcctctctctctctctctctgtctctgtttCGCCATCGCAGGTCATTACTATCTTCTCCGCATCGAACTACTACGAGATTGGCTCGAACAAGGGTGCCTATCTGAAGCTGGATCCGCAGCTGGACACGCACTTTGTGATGTACACGGCGGCCGCCTCCAAAACGCGCAAGCTCACGTTCCGCCAGCGGGTGGGGCTGGTGGAAAGCTCGGCCCTGCGGGAGCTGGCAGCGAAGCTGCGCGAGCGGCGGATAGAGCTGGAGCGGGAGTTCAAGTCGCGCGATCCGGAAAACAAGGGTAAGTAGGGGAGTGTTTGGCCTGGAGGAGACTCGCCCGTAATCAGTGCAATCAGCGGCATAAGGATGGGAAGGACGGAAAGAAACTGGATGGCGGGTGAATTCAGCCAAGGTGGAACGGATACGGCTGAGCTGTGTGAGCCTGTCAGTGTCAGCCGGGGTGCCGAGGCATTATCGTGTAAAGCCACAAGTTTATGGCAGCTATTGGATGGGTTCGAGATTCACATTCTCGTCACGGTGGTTAGCACCGCTCGGAACGAAGGAACAAAAAGTAGTACAACGTATATTTACGAGACTTATCTCATCTCAGGGCGGTCGTCGTTTTGTTCCGCCGATAGTGTCCAAACAAAACCAGATCTCAACGTGCTCGGGCTGGCCCGTTTTGTTCGTGGACTGTGATATCTTTCCGtactttgtgtttgtgtggctgtgtgtgttacaaagagagaaagagcgtcATTGCACAAAAACAGCAAGCAAGACTCTCCAGCCGTCCGAATGTCCCGGTACATCCAATGGAGAAGAAAAGATTACCTAAACGGCAGGACGTGACATGTTGAGGAAAGGATTGAAAAGATTTATCGCACCAAGGGTTTTTTTCCCGTCGCTTCGGCAATGTGATAGTTTGGtcgttttgttcttttgtgtgtgtgtgtgtgttacatcGAACAAAAACTTGAAGAACATTCCGACTCCCCGTAGAGTTACTTTCCTCTTCCCTGGAGGGATTGGTTCGGAGTTGTCGTGCTTACGGGCAACGGGTATCTCAAAATTGATGACTTCAAGACTCGAGGAGGGATGAATGGGATGAAACAGGAAGAGGAAAAAGGCGTGCGGAATTTATGATTGTCGATAAAATGTCATTTTCAACCATCTTGAAGCGAATTGGAGTTGGTAAGCTTCCTGGGCTGCAGATTCCATGGTCAGAAAACGGGCGCGAAAACCGCTACCAAAGATGCGTCATTCGTCATTCGGTTGAGGAAAAAGGTGCTGCTCGGTAGGTCGACAAAATACCTCCAGCCAGATTCTGTGTTCGTGTAAATCCCGCTGCTCCCGGTGAAATGAATAATGTGgatgggaaaataaaacataatccCTCTCCCGATGGCTGCGATGGCTCGGAGGGTCATTGGACACCCGGCTGGACGTTGTCGTAATCTACACCTGACCGGGTTTTAGGGGAGGAGTGGGGAGGTTTCTTATTTGGAACTTACTGCAGAAGCAGCGTAGTGTAGTGTAgcaagaaataaacaaacaacggACCCGAAAATACGTATTTCTTCCTTGCGATACCCCGCTCCCGCTCTTGGGGTTGTCCGCGGTCCGGGGGTTTCTGCTTAATTCGGCAGAAATTTTATGACTTTCGCCGGAAATTGCTAGACCAGCGACATTGGAAGGTTTGCAACCAGCTTCGTGGTGGTGTCCCGTTGGGAACACACAACACCATGGGAAGGGCattttgaacctttttttcctctctacAGAACCATTATTAACTTTTTTGCGCTCTTTAGCAGCTTTATTTTGTTGCGGACGGAAGGCGCACAAGTACAAACAGTTAGCAAGAGTTACCCGTCCACTCGTTCGTTCCTCGTTTGTccgggtgtttttttctcccatcGGCGACAATGTATTACCGTAGGATCTACTGAACCGTACTGGAAGCCGGGAGAGATCATAAAATTTCCATCAGCGTCGAAGACTAGAACCTCGGTAGTCACCACAGTGAGTGGGTCTTTCTTGCTGCTTGCAAACCCCTCCCGGAGGAGATGTGAAGGGCAGCTTTGATACTCGTCCCATGAAGAAGCCAACCACGACCGGTGAAACACCCTCATTGCTAAATCATTTCCCGTGGTTCTCGTTCTCGTGCGTAGAAGGGTTACCTCCGCAAGCTTGGCGTGTCGATGCGATTTAGTACGGTTCATTTTCTTTGTGGCAGTTTGATGCAGTTACTTGTTACTGTCCCtcgtcccttttttttgctgctcgccTACACTGGTCCAGAGTTATTTGTCCAGCGAGTGCGTCGTTTACCAGGGCTGCACTTAACGTAGCTCGTAAAGGTCGGGACGAGATTTCGTACCTCATTATCTGTTTGTATTATGGGCTACGCATAAGAAAAA from Anopheles merus strain MAF unplaced genomic scaffold, AmerM5.1 LNR4000417, whole genome shotgun sequence encodes:
- the LOC121602344 gene encoding LOW QUALITY PROTEIN: serine/threonine-protein phosphatase rdgC-like (The sequence of the model RefSeq protein was modified relative to this genomic sequence to represent the inferred CDS: deleted 2 bases in 1 codon); amino-acid sequence: MKAAILIQRWYRRFLARIEIRRRYTWTIFQSIEYAGEQDQVRLYNFFNALLTHIPETAGRPLDSQNTSRSSSAEALNMKFSDESDDLADEGITGPERGYQGPDIKFPLDKKELEVIIDLFRKKKNRLHAKYVAGILREATSKLKRLPNLNQASTAISKQVTICGDLHGKLDDLLVVFHKNGLPSPENPYVFNGDFVDRGKKGLEVLLLLLCTFLVFPGGVFLNRGNHEDTVMNARYGFIREVHQKYKHNAERLLKLIDEVYRWLPLGTIVNNRVLVVHGGISDSTDLDLIRSLDRGKYISLLRPPITEYRPGAEIIDKVEWKQVFDILWSDPQHTEGCRPNSLRGAGTYFGPDVTSKFLQRYKLQYLVRSHECKPDGHEIMHGGKVITIFSASNYYEIGSNKGAYLKLDPQLDTHFVMYTAAASKTRKLTFRQRVGLVESSALRELAAKLRERRIELEREFKSRDPENKGVLPLAKWCEALESATSLGLPWRMLKDKLAPADNPTASTVATVTEVSYRKTLHLLDTDSFKSAQNGTTSVAESLYKNKSSLEAIFRILDKDNSGQISLEEFGEACELLRRHFPHNTHEQLLDMCRMMDINKDGLVDLNEFLETFRLCENAKEQLLMSLEERAIAESNGNGSGSALDTIDLQPSGLAAAAADRKKDGLPDRNGNCAAKTASEDCQAKTDGRRRSKKRASGKRANSGPENGAPEADEDTDDYEDYEANEPEEGESREKSAGPVNGTVISSSNTAAVANSTANGDTHKDTIVA